Proteins from one Cryptomeria japonica chromosome 4, Sugi_1.0, whole genome shotgun sequence genomic window:
- the LOC131031243 gene encoding cytochrome P450 86B1, with protein MESVLESTHTFSAHNLNESTEKEGGLILHLPSMILRLVKTIGDLNGFDVAVAIVGFMAFHVFIQRKLQQQIMVWPLVGMLPSLVLHLNDLYDWFSETVIQNGGTFQFKGPIFSNLQVVVTCDPANIEYMLKTRFSNFPKGPYFRTVVHDLLGDGIFNADDELWRRQRKTASIEFHSVTFRDHIVESLKQLVDDRLIKILDDAAARRVPVDLQDILLRLTFDNVCMIAFGVDPGCLAVGLPEIPFAKAFEQATEATVYRFVTPTALWRLMRFFNVGTEKMLKAALRGVDEFASGVIQSRRNELNSNSNSNGKDLLTIFMQLQDEQGNNYSEQFLRDICINFILAGRDTSSVALTWFFWLLHGHPHVEEKILMEIKTLVHGSRTGDVDITEVTFTADDLKQMQYLQAAVSEALRLYPSVPVDHKEVIHDDRLPDGTVLKSGGKVLYLIYAMGRMESIWGKDCREFRPERWMRDGRFMSESAYKYTAFNGGPRLCLGKDFAYFQMKWVAASIISRFRVSVVPGHPVAPKLALTMYMKHGLMVNLHPRAKEIVRAQG; from the coding sequence ATGGAATCTGTACTTGAGAGCACGCATACTTTCAGCGCTCATAATCTCAACGAAAGCACAGAGAAAGAAGGGGGATTGATTCTGCATTTGCCCAGCATGATCCTGCGCTTAGTGAAAACAATTGGGGATCTCAATGGCTTCGATGTGGCGGTCGCCATTGTGGGTTTTATGGCATTCCATGTCTTCATACAGAGGAAATTGCAGCAGCAAATCATGGTGTGGCCTCTGGTGGGCATGCTTCCATCACTGGTCCTTCACCTCAACGACCTGTACGACTGGTTCTCCGAAACAGTCATACAGAACGGAGGGACATTTCAGTTCAAAGGTCCGATCTTTAGCAATCTCCAGGTGGTGGTCACCTGCGATCCGGCGAACATCGAGTACATGCTCAAGACCCGATTTTCAAATTTCCCAAAAGGCCCCTATTTCAGAACAGTAGTTCACGATCTTCTCGGCGACGGAATCTTCAACGCCGACGATGAGCTCTGGCGCCGCCAGAGAAAAACGGCGAGCATCGAATTTCACTCTGTGACTTTCAGAGATCATATTGTGGAGTCCCTGAAGCAGCTCGTCGACGACCGGCTGATTAAAATCCTCGACGATGCCGCCGCCAGACGGGTGCCGGTTGATTTGCAGGACATTCTACTGAGGCTAACATTTGATAATGTCTGTATGATTGCTTTTGGAGTCGATCCCGGCTGTTTGGCCGTCGGATTACCAGAAATCCCGTTCGCCAAGGCCTTCGAACAGGCAACTGAGGCTACTGTTTACCGGTTCGTCACGCCGACGGCGCTGTGGCGGCTCATGAGATTCTTCAACGTCGGGACGGAAAAAATGCTAAAGGCGGCTCTCCGGGGAGTCGATGAATTTGCCTCCGGCGTCAttcaatccagaagaaatgaactgaactCTAATTCCAATTCTAATGGCAAGGATCTTCTCACCATTTTCATGCAGCTGCAGGATGAACAGGGGAATAATTATTCCGAGCAGTTTTTACGAGACATTTGCATTAATTTCATCCTGGCTGGCCGTGACACGTCATCCGTGGCGCTGACGTGGTTCTTCTGGCTCCTCCACGGGCACCCTCACGTGGAAGAAAAAATCCTCATGGAGATCAAGACCCTTGTTCATGGGTCCCGAACTGGTGACGTGGATATCACGGAAGTTACTTTCACAGCCGACGATTTGAAGCAGATGCAGTATTTACAGGCGGCGGTTTCCGAGGCCCTGCGGCTTTACCCGTCCGTGCCGGTCGACCACAAGGAAGTGATCCATGATGACCGGTTGCCCGATGGGACCGTTTTGAAGAGCGGCGGGAAGGTTTTGTATCTGATTTACGCGATGGGTCGTATGGAGAGCATATGGGGGAAGGATTGCAGGGAATTTAGGCCCGAGCGGTGGATGAGAGACGGGCGATTTATGAGCGAGTCAGCGTATAAATATACGGCCTTTAATGGCGGCCCTAGGCTCTGTTTGGGGAAGGATTTTGCGTATTTTCAGATGAAATGGGTTGCGGCTTCGATTATTTCCAGGTTTAGGGTTAGTGTTGTGCCTGGTCATCCTGTTGCTCCTAAGCTTGCGCTTACCATGTATATGAAGCATGGTCTCATGGTAAATTTGCATCCCAGAGCTAAAGAAATTGTTAGGGCACAGGGTTAG